The genomic region GATGTTATATCAAGAAACATACTTGTCACAAGTCCCTGCTGAAGGTGTTAAAAGAACAAGGGCATACTATCTATTATTTTGCTATAATCCCCAGAGGTAAAACAGGAGGATGAAAGCACTATCGATTAATTCTATAAGCACTGTTTGAATAACAAATTTCTCAATTCTATAACTTTCTGTTCTTGCATTCATTTATGATAaatcatttgtttgttttcaatgtttcttaatcaaaaatattatataattaagcGACATCTGTCACCTCTGAAAACATTTGCCAAACGTTGAATTTGCTCATGATAAGCAAAACTATTTTTTTTGACAGGTGGTTTTAACTTCAATCAATGAAATACGTCATATTTCATACCTCCATGACCAAAGAGAATTTACCACTCTATATTTATTTTCGGAACAGGAAAAATTGCTCAAGTAGAGCAATTTCTACATAGCCAGCCATGATATATACCCTTCCTAAGCAATTTCTTCTTATGATATCAACTTGAATTTTAATAATTGTAGTCTGCAACCTTCTTCAATTGGTGATTGTCCAAAATTTGATTTTTGGTAAAGAGTATGTCACTTTGCCAATCAACAAATTTAACATGCTTCCATAATCCATATTCAAGGAATGCTTTCAATGAATTGCTTTCTATACTAGATTCTAATTCTTTTTCTGAGCATTTCTAAATTCCCTAAACTctttacaaaacaacactttttgGACTGTCCCAACGTGAAAGAGGTTGCATAGGACATATTAAGTGCAACATAATATGAAAATACTTCTTTGGTAGGGTAACAATATTTTGGGACaagaagaaattgctcatcttgagctaTTTCTCCTTATCACAAAATGATTTCTACAAGAAAACCATTAAATCTCGtaattgtttggtaaagggttatataACTTCCACTTCACATAACTTATTTAGTGTTTAATTCCAATAAATGCAATGCCAGACCAGATTGTTCACAGTTTATTTAGTTCCTTTGCATTTgaagagttatgtcccttttcaTTGACATTTCTTTGCGCAATCTCACCAATCTGGCTTTGAAAGGTTTTGGTTGTGTTTTGGGGTACAAGTTTAATGTTATATCTGGGAAACTTGGGTGATTTCTTCCAGGAAGAGTTGAAAAGACCTTCTCATCTTTCATCATCACTACAAACTCTTTGATGTCACTGTCCCTGTGTATATCACTCTTGGATTGGACACCACTTTTGCGACCTCCAGAGACCTGCTTTTCATATACTTGTCGTATCAATTTTCCAATACCTACCATTTGGCTGTGTCTGGCAATTGTATCTTGTGTCAATTGGCCAGCTGCATCTTTGACACTCtctaaaatacatattaaattaatcaataatGGAATATGCCACCATGCTCTAGCTAAGGAGAGTATTTCCATGGCTTACTTTCATGTTTATGATTTAAACCTGATGTTGTGGGTACTCATTATAATTGttttgacaacaacaacaaaacagtaccaaTAACATAGGATTTAGTAAAGAATGACAGGATACTGATTAGAAAACTGCCACTTATGTACACCCTTTATGCTGGTCAAATCATTttttcagcgatttttttttaaagagaacttGATGTCTGCATCAAACTTCTATCAGTGTTGCTTGTTAACCAAGAAATATAGATCAAGAAATGTTTATTGTTTGATCATGAAAGTCATCTAGCTAGGTAAAGGTCAAGAATGATTTACTGGTTGAACATTTTGTTCCTAGGCCTGTTATGTGTAAGTATTTAGTCTATGAAGAAATGTAGTACTTCAAAGAGAATACTTTAGATTCAGTATCAATCTGGCCCAGTCTGCTATTGCTAGGAAAATTCTGAAATTGCCGACATTTTTAACAACTTAAATACTTTTCCCAGAACAGAAAAATCTGATTTGCAAATACGATTCTCAAAAGATCACATATACTTCAGACGAAAGGCATCATATATACCTTTATATTGCTTGTTGTAATGCTCCATTTGTAAGTCCATTTCCATATTCTTCCCCAGTCCTCCATTTGGATTCACCGTTCTGTTCCAAATTAGTGTCTGCTGTAGGCGTGGTGAAACTGCTCCATTAAAAGCAGAAAGAAGTTGATGGCAAACCAAGAAGTATTTCGGGTGATGATTCTCGTAGAAGCCTAACAAGTCGAATTTCCAGTGGCGGATGATTCTGCTCCCATCATTTTCGCGAATAGCATCTCTTTTAATTTTTTGATTCAATCCATGCCACAGGACTTTTATTGCGTAGTTCCTTTTGTTGTCCTGTAAACTACCAGCCacggtttttcttcttttttttgaaCTTGGTTTAGAGTTCCTACACTCGTCGGTACACCACCATTTCCCTTCTGGTACATCTGTCTCTTCCATGTCCAGACATTCAAGGTGAAACCAAATACCATTCGGACAGGCCTTATTGTCACAAAAAACCATTGTAAGGCCTGGTTTTTCTGTCCGGCATACACAGTACTCTGAAGGACATTCATCACTGTCTTCCCCATTTGAGAAGACAATTTTCTTTACTGTTGGCTGGCTGGACAAGAAAACCATGTCAACAATTTTCCCAGCTATTTTGTTGAGGAAATGGACCTCTTCTTCTGTCTTTGATGGGAAATCCTGTGGTTTTTCTTCAATATCTGATGTAGACATGAAATGCATGGCTGCCAAAACCAAATAACCATTGGTGCAGAAGTCCAGGAATTCTTCGCTGTGGTTGAATGACTCCTTGATGTTTGTGGTAACACCCCTGTGGTTGAAGTAGTTTTTGAGCTGATAGAGTGTCCCCTTTTCTCTTCCACTGGATCCGGAATAGAGCTCATCATAAATATcctacaatttaaaatataaatgtcaaaACATCGTCACATATGGGAACCAGGTCTCTAGGATCAAGCTCAAGCATAGGTCAAAAGTTACACATTATGATTTATTATGCCTTATGATCTCTTCCGGCTAACTTCATACTACAAAATGTGTTTGCTCAAGATGACATTAATGCTTgtcaattagattttttttatatctgatgACCAGTTTTGAAgctgaagatttttaaagattacCTTAAAAAATCAGCTTTTGTCATGGCAATCAGAGTTCttgatataatttaattattttaaggaACTTAAATAGGACCATGCAAGGAACATTAGGGTGAAGTTTGGCTAGAATAGGCCCAGAACTTTAGAAGATGTTTAAGAAAAAGTGAGCAGATGCATGCACACAATCACAATGGACCATTACATAAGCCCTCCTCGCCTTTGGCCAGCGGagctaaaaaatcaaatatattttgtcAACAGTATGCCACAATCTCACAAAACCAAAGTAGTATAAGAGAAATTAATGTGTTCACATTCTATTAAAATGTTAATGGTTTAAAAAAACTTGTGTTCTTTACATAGTTCTCTTCTCAAAGCTTTCAATTGAACAAACAGATAAACCTGCTTTTTGACCAAAGGTGgtccatttttaaacttgtcagataattcatcaagacaaacattctcaTCAATTTGATGATTTGACTGAAAATGTAGTCTCTAAAAGCAGACTTTATTTTCCTTCAATTAATATATGAGTCAAGTGACCTAATTTTTAGCCTACAGTAATTTGAATTTGTTCTGGATAGCATTTTCGACCCATACCATGACATAGCATTGAGTCCATAATGAGccctttgtgctcaggtgagctaaaacctttaaaggggccttttcacagattttggcatttttttaacttattcattaaatgctttatattgataaatgtaaacattggatcgtaaaagctccagtaaaaaatcaagaaaaaaatataaaaaaaaggaaaagaacattgcccggggcaggtttcgaaccagtgacccctggagtcctgccagagtcctgaagtaaaaacgctttagcctactgagctattccgccgagtacacagtcttgacgtattttataccttatataagcaatcttcgtagtttcacaaaatttaacgacaaaaacagaactctccaaattattcaatcgtttcgcgttgcaacgctttataatttttaggttttaaaatcgtcaaaagatgcatataatggctatataagagcatggttaatgttcagtattactgtttcctcacaaatatcataattaaaacgaaaaattgcgactctgaaacaacttttttcaattttgtcaatttaccaaagcgtgaaaagatccctttaatcaatCATGTCAACAATTTTGACTGCACACACTTAACTTTGAATTCTGTTTAGCTTTGAAACTTTGAACTCTGTTAAGCTTTGAATGCATGAAAGTTTTCCATAACAATCATTGACTTCAATATCACAGGAAAGAATATTGGCCGACGAGGGATAGAACCTGACACCCCTGTATTGAATGCTACCAAGTCTTGAGCTCTGCTCAAAAGGATGAATGGTGCTGAACAATGAACATTTTTAATCACAAGTAGGGCTGTATGCTTACTTGAAGTAAGAGACATCTTTTGTGCCATTCTTGAATATTCATGGTCAATCCCTGCAACTGTTGCCACTGAGAATTTGCGTTGATACGCGCACACTGTGCATTATTTCCCCTTTCGACACTTAGTCCATCTGCATGCAGGATAACTGTCATCGGATCTCCATTTGGTGTCACAGGAACATATTTATGGTATTCATCCATGATGTCTATGGTATCAGACACCTGACTTTCATCTTTGTCAAGTACACCAAGAGGCACCTGAAATGAGTATTCATTCTACTTAAAACATATCacaaacaaataatgaaacaaaatatctGCATACAGTGTTGTCACGGATCAGTCTGTGTAGTTTGCACAGACTGAAGGGAGACATTTACACAATGTCATGATATTCTGTTTCTAAAAGGTCTTCTCTATAATTGAAAACAGATTTGCAGACCTAACAAGCACTTTTAGGCTGACATTTTAGGCAACTACATGTACACCATATAATAACAAGAGAACATCAGAAGGGGTCAAATATATGCGCTTGTACACAACTTCATATCATGGTTATCATTCGTGTATGTTTTTAATAGAATGTTCTATGTTTGGGTTTTGcaattaaatatattgaatagCAAAGAAGATCCAGCAAACACAGAAGTTGCTAACAGATGGACAGGCAGACAGATGAACGCCATACTATAATAAAACTATTCAGGCACATAAAAAACAGCTACCAAACATTAGGAATAATCATTCAATTTTATTCCACTCAATTTAAATTAATTCAcattttccttttgttaaatATCTAGaaatttttacattaaattagAATTTTCAGTTGAAAACTTGTTAACCTTTGGGTTTGATCTATTTCTACCATCATTTTCAGGGCAAAAGTATTTCATTTACTTCCCACGTGCATTTTCCAAACATCATGTTTTCCTGTATTTATTCTGCAGTGGTATGCACTTGTTGCTTTCTTTGCAAGTGACTTGTAACTCATGAGTGCTATATAAATTGGGAAATGGTGGATGGCataaaattaaaagttaaaaccaAGGATAAAAAATACTTACAAGATTGCTTTTCGAAGATGACTCTTTCGAGTATCTGTGTTGCATGTGCCAGTTGATGTCCTCTGACAAGCGCTTAAAAGCCGGGATATGGTCGCATAGTACCCTGATCACAACAATCGTCATTTCAAACCGGAGATCAACCTCGTCCATTTCCGAAGGGAGATACCTTTCAAGGGGAATTTTGAGAATGTCCTGTGGTGTTGGCCAGGCATCTGATAAATGTGTTGTTGGTATCCTGTCACGCGCTGCATACGCTTGGACCATGTTAAATATCTTGTTTCTTTTATCTCGTGTCTGGTGTCTAACTGTGGTTTTTTGGTTGACATTGTCAAAGCACAATGAAAATCCAAATCTACCTAAAATATGTAAATGCACATTTTTTACCACTTGAGTTATTATTTACCTCTTGGGTGCCTGCAGATGAAGAAAACAATTGCTCATAATTGGCAATTTCCACTTTTGTCATTCACAACAAGATCAAAAGATTTATAAGAACAGCACATCTAAAATGCTTTGTGTAATTTAATATAGCTTGTCAAATGTTGAGTTATCTGCTGCAAATTGTTACAGGGACAAATCACTAAAGACTTCACACAAATGTTTTGTAAATGGTCTGAATCATAAAAACACACCTCAACAGCACAAGTTATGACTTTGTTGAATGATTATTTTGgttaaattacaaaacaatatttaacttaCAACATCAATAAGAACTAATTGAAATCCATAAATGAACCAAGATGTGATTGTGAAACCTCTATGTCCATTTACCACTTTGACCTTCTGTTCAATCTTGACCTGTCATTtgcatatgaagttgctatctgcaatggCTAAAAattatggtaaatgtaaaagttGGACGCAAACTTcgatttgaccttgaaggatgacactGACCTGTCCCACCTCAACATTTACATCTTTatgagatacatgtgcatgccaaatatgaaattgctatctgcaATGGCTCAAAATGTATAGCCAATGTAAAAGTTAAAGGCAAGCCAAGGGGAaaaacagacagagcaaaaacaaaaataatccccccccccacacacacacactgttGCTGGTGCCTGATGGCTTTAGCACTTCTTACAAATAAGGGggttaaaaaaatgatttaattgttatgaaatttcaTTACCTTCATGTTCAATTTTGCTCGTTTTTGTTGTGCTTTCATCTGTTTCTTGTTGTTGTGACAGAGAACTTCTGTTGTCTGTTGAATGTAAATAAAGATCAAGTTAAGTGATTATAGTATGTGCATTTCCAAGAGAAGCTGC from Dreissena polymorpha isolate Duluth1 chromosome 5, UMN_Dpol_1.0, whole genome shotgun sequence harbors:
- the LOC127881547 gene encoding uncharacterized protein LOC127881547, producing the protein MHVSTQLSPQPSDSPQESDHDNRSSLSQQQETDESTTKTSKIEHEGRFGFSLCFDNVNQKTTVRHQTRDKRNKIFNMVQAYAARDRIPTTHLSDAWPTPQDILKIPLERYLPSEMDEVDLRFEMTIVVIRVLCDHIPAFKRLSEDINWHMQHRYSKESSSKSNLVPLGVLDKDESQVSDTIDIMDEYHKYVPVTPNGDPMTVILHADGLSVERGNNAQCARINANSQWQQLQGLTMNIQEWHKRCLLLQDIYDELYSGSSGREKGTLYQLKNYFNHRGVTTNIKESFNHSEEFLDFCTNGYLVLAAMHFMSTSDIEEKPQDFPSKTEEEVHFLNKIAGKIVDMVFLSSQPTVKKIVFSNGEDSDECPSEYCVCRTEKPGLTMVFCDNKACPNGIWFHLECLDMEETDVPEGKWWCTDECRNSKPSSKKRRKTVAGSLQDNKRNYAIKVLWHGLNQKIKRDAIRENDGSRIIRHWKFDLLGFYENHHPKYFLVCHQLLSAFNGAVSPRLQQTLIWNRTVNPNGGLGKNMEMDLQMEHYNKQYKESVKDAAGQLTQDTIARHSQMVGIGKLIRQVYEKQVSGGRKSGVQSKSDIHRDSDIKEFVVMMKDEKVFSTLPGRNHPSFPDITLNLYPKTQPKPFKARLVRLRKEMSMKRDITLQMQRN